The following are from one region of the Rosistilla carotiformis genome:
- a CDS encoding DUF1592 domain-containing protein — protein MFPARPAIAILITCWAGHCLRAELPPTIDTFLSANCLDCHNADTTEGGLNLQSLPAAVDRSDVASRWERILSRVEAGEMPPPEDAEVEAAEASAFTKSLGDWIRHEQRLQSKQTGRVAARQLTNLQLERSLHDLLGIDLPLTMAMADEQRSGGFTNIAETQSISHFQLEQHLRIVDLALDEAFRRALTPPDEWSKRMPAKEIVRTNPKRRTREPELIDGQAVTWSSRLIYYGRLPATTAKQDGWYRFTLQASALKTPEDRTGVWCTIRSGPAVSSAPLLAWVGAFEATDKPKQITVEAWLNRGEMLEIRPGDLTLKGANFAGGQVGTGEGGPQNVPGVAIDWIEMERFHPHADDDEVRKLLFNEHPVKSHRDPAKAEVTLDNPKEDIGRLLAYFARRAFRRPVPWSDVVRYVDLAIEKLDESGDPIVALRTGYRALLCSPRFLYFEEQPGPLDDHAIAARLSYMLQSTTPDETLMKLAAAGKLRNRQVLLQQIDRLLEGPAGQQFVRDFADQWLDLHLIDFTEPDRRLYPGFDVIVQQSMLDETHRFLEEMLREDLPVGNLIDSEFTFLNSRLAHYYKIDGATSDNLEKVALQPKDRRGGLLTHGSIMKVTANGTATSPVIRGVWISERLLGQEIPPPPESIPAIEPDVRGAKSIRDLLAKHTSDASCASCHRDIDPPGFALENFDPSGRWRTSYGKPRGKKKLPPIDASFTMPNGKKFQDLQSFQDLVLEDPERLAANVVDKLVAYGTGGEPRFADREAVEQIVQQTASSQYGFRSLIEATITSSLFLSK, from the coding sequence ATGTTTCCTGCACGCCCCGCCATCGCAATCCTGATTACCTGTTGGGCAGGCCACTGCCTTCGGGCCGAATTACCTCCGACCATCGACACGTTTCTGTCGGCTAACTGCCTCGATTGCCATAATGCCGACACGACCGAAGGCGGACTGAACCTGCAGTCGTTGCCTGCGGCCGTCGATCGCAGCGACGTGGCGAGTCGCTGGGAACGCATCCTTAGCCGAGTGGAAGCGGGCGAGATGCCTCCGCCCGAGGATGCCGAAGTCGAAGCGGCGGAAGCTTCTGCGTTTACGAAATCCTTGGGCGATTGGATTCGCCACGAGCAACGGCTGCAATCAAAACAGACCGGTCGCGTCGCAGCCCGCCAGCTGACGAACCTGCAATTGGAACGATCGCTGCACGATCTGTTGGGAATCGACCTGCCGCTAACGATGGCAATGGCCGACGAACAGCGCAGCGGAGGTTTCACGAACATTGCCGAAACGCAATCGATCTCGCACTTTCAATTGGAACAGCACCTGCGGATTGTCGACCTCGCGTTGGACGAAGCCTTTCGTCGCGCGTTGACGCCGCCGGACGAATGGTCCAAACGCATGCCGGCCAAGGAGATCGTTCGAACCAACCCGAAGCGACGGACCCGCGAACCGGAATTGATCGATGGGCAAGCGGTCACCTGGAGCTCTCGATTGATCTATTACGGTCGACTGCCGGCGACGACTGCGAAACAGGACGGTTGGTATCGGTTCACGCTGCAGGCATCAGCGCTCAAGACACCCGAAGATCGCACCGGCGTGTGGTGCACGATCCGCAGCGGGCCGGCGGTCAGCAGTGCCCCGTTATTGGCTTGGGTCGGCGCTTTCGAAGCGACCGACAAACCGAAACAAATCACCGTCGAAGCCTGGCTGAACCGAGGCGAAATGCTGGAGATTCGCCCCGGGGATCTCACCTTGAAAGGAGCCAACTTTGCCGGTGGGCAAGTGGGGACTGGCGAAGGCGGACCGCAGAATGTGCCGGGCGTGGCGATCGATTGGATCGAAATGGAACGGTTTCACCCGCATGCCGACGATGACGAGGTTCGAAAACTGCTGTTTAACGAACATCCCGTCAAATCCCACCGCGATCCCGCCAAAGCGGAAGTGACGCTGGACAACCCGAAAGAAGATATCGGTCGCCTGTTGGCCTATTTCGCGCGACGTGCTTTCCGTCGCCCCGTCCCCTGGAGCGACGTGGTGCGTTACGTCGATTTGGCGATCGAAAAATTGGACGAATCGGGCGATCCAATCGTCGCCTTACGAACCGGCTATCGGGCGCTGCTGTGCTCGCCGCGGTTCCTGTATTTCGAGGAACAACCAGGCCCGTTGGACGATCACGCGATCGCCGCGCGACTCAGCTACATGTTGCAATCGACGACCCCCGACGAAACCCTGATGAAGCTGGCTGCGGCGGGGAAACTGAGGAACCGGCAGGTCCTTTTGCAACAGATCGATCGCCTCTTGGAGGGCCCCGCCGGACAACAATTCGTGCGCGACTTTGCCGATCAATGGCTCGACCTGCATCTGATCGATTTCACCGAACCGGACCGCCGCCTGTATCCTGGATTTGACGTCATCGTGCAGCAATCGATGCTCGATGAAACGCATCGCTTCCTGGAAGAGATGTTGCGGGAGGATCTGCCGGTTGGCAACCTGATCGATTCGGAGTTCACGTTTCTGAACAGCCGACTGGCCCACTATTATAAGATCGACGGTGCCACCAGCGATAACTTGGAGAAGGTCGCGCTGCAACCGAAGGACCGTCGCGGCGGGCTGCTAACGCATGGATCGATCATGAAAGTGACGGCCAATGGAACGGCCACCTCCCCCGTGATTCGTGGCGTTTGGATCTCAGAGCGTCTGTTGGGGCAAGAGATTCCGCCACCACCGGAAAGCATTCCGGCGATCGAACCGGACGTGCGGGGGGCGAAGTCAATTCGAGACCTGTTGGCCAAACATACCTCGGACGCCTCGTGCGCTTCGTGTCATCGCGACATCGACCCACCAGGTTTTGCGTTGGAAAACTTTGACCCGTCGGGTCGCTGGCGGACCAGTTACGGGAAGCCGCGGGGCAAAAAGAAGTTGCCGCCGATCGACGCCAGCTTTACGATGCCCAACGGAAAGAAGTTCCAGGATCTACAAAGCTTCCAGGATCTGGTGCTTGAAGATCCGGAACGTTTGGCGGCAAACGTGGTTGATAAACTGGTCGCTTACGGAACCGGTGGTGAACCGCGTTTTGCCGATCGCGAGGCGGTTGAACAAATTGTCCAACAAACCGCCAGCAGCCAATATGGCTTCCGTTCGCTGATCGAAGCAACCATTACCAGCTCCCTGTTTTTAAGCAAATAA
- a CDS encoding DUF1552 domain-containing protein: MFRSIEFNFRKRLPRRTMLRGTGVSLAIPHLSAMHAAFADPKTNQGPPKRFVAMTLGLGLHGPNLNPSEAGKDFKPSRYLQAIDDLRSSYTVISGSSHPGVGGGHKAEASILTARNVGASGGGRNTISLDQYLAKHLGGETRFPSLVLSSSGSNSPSYTENGAMIPAQDRPSRLFDQLFVDDSPAARDQQAQRVREGRSIMDLVSSDAKRLSKSVGSADRDRLDAYYTSVRDLELRMAASEEWALKPKPKVDAKRPVDIGNGNDFVGRQRLMSDMIRLALETDSTRYIVYHLGGSGGVVPLPGVEEGYHSLSHHGRDEEKLEQLAVVETAIIAAWGDFLRSLGQTDEQGHSLLDQTSVLLTSNLGNASNHSNQNMPVLLAGGGFRHGQHLAFDDKNNYPLPNLYVSLLQDQGLPVDQFASGTTTMRGLEFKNT; the protein is encoded by the coding sequence ATGTTTCGTTCGATTGAATTTAATTTTCGCAAACGCCTCCCGCGTCGAACGATGTTGCGTGGCACCGGCGTCTCCTTGGCGATCCCGCACCTGTCGGCGATGCACGCCGCCTTTGCCGATCCCAAGACAAACCAAGGTCCTCCGAAACGATTCGTCGCGATGACGCTGGGACTTGGCCTGCATGGCCCCAATCTCAATCCCAGCGAAGCGGGGAAGGACTTCAAACCGAGTCGCTACCTGCAAGCGATCGATGACCTTCGTTCATCCTACACCGTGATTTCGGGCAGCTCGCATCCCGGAGTCGGCGGCGGGCACAAAGCCGAAGCGAGCATCTTGACGGCGCGGAATGTGGGAGCCAGCGGTGGCGGGCGGAACACGATCTCGTTGGACCAGTACCTGGCAAAACACCTCGGGGGCGAAACGCGGTTCCCCTCATTGGTGCTCAGCAGCAGCGGCAGCAACAGCCCGTCCTACACCGAAAACGGGGCGATGATCCCGGCTCAGGATCGCCCTTCGCGACTGTTCGATCAATTGTTCGTCGACGATTCACCGGCAGCTCGAGACCAACAAGCCCAACGCGTCCGCGAGGGCCGCAGCATCATGGACCTGGTTTCCAGCGATGCCAAACGACTTTCCAAATCGGTAGGTTCCGCCGACCGTGACCGCCTGGACGCTTATTACACAAGCGTTCGCGATCTCGAACTTCGGATGGCGGCGTCCGAAGAATGGGCGCTAAAGCCGAAACCGAAGGTCGATGCGAAACGCCCGGTCGACATCGGCAACGGGAACGATTTCGTCGGTCGGCAACGCCTGATGAGCGACATGATCCGATTGGCCCTGGAAACCGATTCGACCCGCTACATCGTCTACCACTTGGGTGGCAGCGGTGGCGTGGTTCCGTTGCCAGGCGTCGAAGAGGGATACCACTCGCTCAGCCACCACGGACGGGACGAAGAGAAGCTGGAGCAATTGGCCGTGGTGGAAACAGCGATCATCGCCGCCTGGGGCGACTTTTTGCGTTCGCTGGGCCAAACCGATGAACAGGGGCATTCGCTGCTGGACCAAACGTCGGTATTGCTAACCAGCAACCTGGGGAACGCATCGAACCACAGCAATCAGAACATGCCTGTCCTGTTGGCTGGCGGAGGCTTCCGTCACGGACAACACTTGGCCTTCGATGATAAAAACAACTACCCGTTGCCCAATCTTTATGTCAGCCTGTTGCAAGACCAAGGGCTGCCGGTCGATCAATTCGCCAGCGGCACCACGACGATGCGAGGCCTGGAATTCAAGAATACCTAA
- a CDS encoding S1 RNA-binding domain-containing protein, protein MTVEIEAIARETGCDAASLKIALPLIRQGYLPPFLARYRRDELSGISESALWLLHGAVSREQSIEDRRSELLQLAERSTCVDTALDKAIRMANSGRHFDRLTRLIRNRNSVLDDASRLAIRLLNPQENDSADLQAIATEVLGSEDNKATAAVGRLDEALHRELPNNQELIGVATSWLLRNAKIKIGKVFDPHGESDDPTPDSGDAKPSQPGTAGAEPTATEPAAETTAPSEPVAEAAPSEAPAPTDVDAVTAEASDQAAAPATEPVIDAAAETAKAEVAENAAETEAADDSSTESPEASETPAETTDETPALETWSKDAPPKKKKGSKGESKVKQQEAAKRTKKKVSPRQRRRRWLVGVLEGLANKKFAPNKLSAFQILMLARGLRSSVVEASFDYNRGELMQQLQKAAARLNPHISDRLSAAVTDVEAALCAAAEEAFWDRQLDYAAERLVDVIADSFRELVLREPTSARGLIAIDAVGPRTAALAVLDGNGKLLHTEDVPCQLSKTMREQMVTKLGELCHQFHVDKIVISNGPARRNCLIALTELLKQTQTGSLHWTLADRSGADLFASADAIDPVIRQTPRRFRAAAWIGMQLLDPISAYTKIDYPRLRLASYQRELDENSLAKSLLNVMTSGIAAKGADLNGDDIGWLTQLPGVTRDFAKSIDSRRREELFTSRDQLTELGELSETDRRQMVPFLRVFGGSQALDATLIHPDDYPLAEKLCKAVDIPMPDSAPPGYVAPNYEVVEVAEPASEESAPVVVIGDGATTEEAADFALPESTTEGEAATDGESTPASEEAAAEPAAESAETVTDEQPAAEATPEPEAVAEESPAEPAEASEEAASGESEATDEASPAEIEGFSEPKAAATPTAPAPEALPMPKHPLPERSAVDKVIKEWQVGRHRVNQIVHWLCEPFSVPKVDLAPVALMPLIPKLDNLKPGDLVSGVVVGVAKFGVFVELGPDCSGLIHVSRMSKGFVEDPHEVVQVGDVINAYVTAIESGRRRVALSVMSPAEEQAASEARARRDGERGQHDRGGRGQQRGGDARPAGNRGGQDRSAGNGPSQGNRGGQGGRGGQGERSNQAGRGGPRRDGGGRGGRDGGGRGGRDDRGRGRGGRDPQPRTFTVTSSKEPEKKISDSMKAGEEPLRSFGALMQFYQEKTEPVKPEVTAKPAPEKEANAPQPEAATQESEPAKPQETAEAPSVELPRAEIANQDSDADTTANADANKGNG, encoded by the coding sequence ATGACTGTTGAAATTGAAGCCATCGCACGCGAAACCGGGTGCGATGCCGCAAGTTTGAAGATTGCTCTCCCTCTCATTCGCCAAGGCTATTTGCCGCCATTCCTGGCTCGCTATCGCCGGGATGAATTGAGCGGAATTTCCGAATCAGCGCTGTGGTTATTGCACGGTGCGGTTTCGCGCGAACAATCGATCGAGGATCGCCGCAGCGAATTGCTGCAATTGGCGGAGCGTTCAACCTGCGTCGATACTGCGTTGGACAAAGCGATCCGGATGGCCAATTCAGGCCGTCACTTCGATCGTTTGACCCGCCTGATTCGCAATCGCAACAGCGTCTTGGACGATGCCTCACGTCTGGCGATCCGTTTGCTGAATCCACAGGAAAACGATTCGGCCGACCTGCAAGCGATCGCCACCGAAGTCCTTGGTAGCGAAGACAACAAAGCCACCGCTGCCGTTGGACGCTTGGACGAAGCGCTGCATCGCGAACTGCCCAACAATCAAGAATTGATTGGCGTCGCCACCAGCTGGTTGTTGCGCAACGCCAAGATCAAGATCGGCAAAGTCTTCGATCCTCACGGCGAATCGGATGATCCAACGCCTGATTCGGGCGATGCAAAACCGAGCCAACCGGGAACCGCCGGCGCCGAACCGACCGCCACCGAGCCAGCGGCCGAAACGACCGCACCGAGTGAACCGGTTGCCGAAGCCGCCCCCAGCGAAGCACCGGCTCCCACAGACGTCGACGCCGTAACCGCCGAAGCGTCCGATCAAGCTGCCGCGCCAGCGACCGAACCGGTGATCGACGCCGCGGCTGAAACCGCGAAAGCGGAAGTCGCCGAGAACGCTGCGGAAACGGAAGCCGCGGACGATTCGTCCACCGAATCTCCTGAAGCAAGCGAAACGCCGGCCGAGACGACCGACGAGACGCCCGCGTTGGAAACCTGGTCGAAGGACGCTCCGCCCAAGAAAAAGAAGGGCTCCAAGGGCGAATCGAAGGTCAAGCAACAAGAAGCTGCCAAACGGACCAAGAAAAAGGTCTCTCCACGTCAACGCCGCCGTCGTTGGCTGGTGGGAGTCTTGGAGGGCTTGGCGAATAAAAAGTTTGCCCCCAACAAATTGTCGGCCTTCCAAATCCTGATGCTCGCTCGCGGTTTGCGTTCGAGCGTTGTCGAAGCGTCGTTCGATTACAATCGTGGCGAACTGATGCAACAACTGCAGAAAGCCGCTGCCCGGTTGAACCCACACATCTCGGATCGCTTGTCCGCGGCAGTGACCGATGTCGAAGCGGCATTGTGTGCTGCCGCCGAAGAAGCCTTCTGGGATCGCCAGCTCGATTACGCCGCAGAACGTTTGGTCGATGTGATCGCCGACAGCTTCCGCGAACTGGTTCTCCGCGAACCCACCTCCGCCCGAGGCTTGATCGCGATCGACGCGGTCGGTCCACGAACGGCCGCCCTGGCGGTGTTGGATGGTAACGGCAAACTGCTGCACACCGAAGACGTACCCTGCCAGCTGTCGAAGACCATGCGGGAACAGATGGTGACCAAGCTGGGCGAGCTGTGCCATCAATTCCATGTCGACAAGATCGTAATCAGCAACGGCCCCGCGCGGCGCAACTGCTTGATCGCGTTGACTGAACTGCTGAAGCAAACCCAAACGGGCAGCTTGCACTGGACGCTCGCCGACCGCTCGGGAGCCGACCTGTTCGCTTCGGCTGACGCCATCGACCCGGTGATCCGACAAACGCCGCGACGCTTCCGCGCCGCCGCATGGATCGGAATGCAGTTGTTGGATCCGATTTCGGCCTACACCAAAATCGACTACCCACGCCTGCGTTTGGCTTCGTACCAACGCGAACTCGACGAAAACTCGCTGGCCAAGTCGCTGTTGAACGTGATGACCAGCGGAATCGCAGCCAAGGGAGCCGACCTGAATGGCGACGACATCGGCTGGCTGACTCAATTGCCTGGCGTCACGCGTGACTTTGCCAAGTCCATCGACAGCCGCCGTCGTGAAGAGCTGTTCACATCGCGCGACCAATTGACCGAACTGGGCGAACTGTCCGAAACCGACCGCCGCCAAATGGTTCCGTTCCTCCGCGTCTTTGGCGGATCGCAAGCACTCGACGCCACACTGATCCATCCCGACGACTACCCGTTGGCGGAGAAACTGTGCAAAGCGGTCGACATTCCGATGCCCGATTCGGCACCTCCTGGCTACGTTGCCCCGAACTACGAAGTTGTGGAAGTCGCTGAACCCGCGAGCGAAGAATCCGCCCCTGTCGTCGTTATCGGCGACGGCGCAACCACCGAAGAAGCTGCCGATTTCGCGTTGCCCGAATCGACAACCGAAGGGGAAGCCGCAACCGACGGTGAATCGACACCTGCATCGGAAGAAGCTGCGGCCGAACCAGCCGCTGAATCGGCGGAGACGGTGACCGACGAACAACCAGCGGCCGAAGCGACCCCGGAACCCGAAGCGGTTGCCGAGGAAAGCCCCGCCGAACCGGCGGAAGCCAGCGAAGAAGCTGCCTCCGGCGAGAGCGAAGCGACCGACGAAGCAAGCCCTGCGGAAATCGAAGGCTTCAGCGAACCCAAAGCCGCCGCGACACCGACGGCACCCGCTCCCGAAGCGTTGCCGATGCCCAAGCATCCACTGCCCGAACGTTCGGCAGTCGACAAGGTGATCAAGGAATGGCAGGTGGGTCGTCACCGCGTCAACCAAATCGTGCACTGGTTGTGCGAACCCTTCTCGGTACCCAAGGTCGACCTGGCACCGGTCGCTTTGATGCCGCTGATTCCAAAATTGGACAACCTCAAACCGGGCGACTTGGTTTCGGGCGTTGTCGTTGGCGTCGCGAAATTTGGCGTCTTCGTAGAACTTGGCCCCGATTGCAGCGGACTGATCCATGTCAGCCGCATGTCGAAAGGCTTTGTCGAAGACCCTCATGAAGTCGTTCAAGTGGGCGATGTCATCAACGCCTACGTGACAGCGATCGAATCGGGACGCCGACGCGTTGCCCTTTCCGTGATGTCTCCCGCCGAAGAGCAAGCGGCATCGGAAGCCCGTGCCCGACGCGATGGTGAACGCGGACAACACGATCGCGGTGGCCGAGGCCAGCAACGCGGTGGTGATGCACGGCCAGCGGGCAACCGTGGCGGACAAGATCGATCGGCCGGGAACGGACCTTCGCAAGGCAACCGTGGTGGCCAAGGTGGTCGCGGCGGCCAGGGCGAACGATCCAATCAAGCCGGACGAGGCGGACCACGTCGCGACGGCGGAGGCCGAGGCGGACGTGATGGCGGTGGCCGCGGAGGGCGTGACGATCGCGGACGCGGTCGTGGCGGTCGCGACCCGCAACCACGCACCTTCACCGTCACGAGCTCCAAAGAGCCCGAGAAGAAAATCTCCGATTCGATGAAGGCGGGGGAAGAACCGCTGCGATCGTTTGGTGCGTTGATGCAGTTCTATCAAGAAAAGACGGAACCTGTAAAACCTGAGGTTACGGCTAAGCCGGCTCCTGAGAAGGAAGCCAACGCACCGCAGCCTGAAGCAGCGACCCAAGAAAGCGAACCCGCCAAGCCGCAAGAGACTGCGGAAGCGCCTAGCGTTGAACTGCCACGTGCCGAAATCGCGAATCAAGATTCCGACGCGGACACCACGGCAAATGCCGATGCGAACAAGGGGAACGGATGA
- a CDS encoding PDZ domain-containing protein has translation MFRRFVKSAFFVTCELPLVTVLVVSPAFGQQLPAPTPADPVVIGETPAAVPPATKPRAKSAALPEPYLLPGQDPNPGADAVAPRDRPSLGIVAEERADRTGLTVLSVRELSPAAQAGLLKGDVLTKLNDQQTTTIEDVASALSALQAGDPVSIEVSRSGQFFELRSTMSDAPPPAVDAVPDRGASETRNPPMEQGRAALGVTVEDSSPNLSGAPALRGARVVAVAASSPAESIGIRPGDTIVSIDGQVMYGARELTEYMRSARAGDSVEIGYYQDRVLRRKAITLGGSRQPLPESTVEERMMQPGIVIRPGANVGEILQDVGRSIDSFLGPRAPRQVPRPAPMESFATPAAPPVLAPQPIETPAPRKIPTPDSNPTSEGIPPVVTPNSDDASEVVRLRKQVQELMERMKQLEKQVQQAEPKPPADDE, from the coding sequence ATGTTCAGGCGTTTCGTAAAGTCGGCGTTTTTTGTTACCTGCGAGCTTCCGTTGGTGACCGTTTTGGTCGTCAGCCCCGCCTTCGGTCAACAGCTCCCCGCACCGACGCCTGCCGACCCGGTCGTGATTGGCGAAACACCCGCGGCTGTGCCGCCGGCAACCAAGCCGCGAGCGAAATCGGCCGCGTTGCCTGAACCTTATTTGTTGCCCGGGCAAGATCCGAATCCAGGTGCCGATGCTGTCGCTCCCCGAGATCGACCTTCTTTGGGGATCGTTGCCGAAGAACGCGCCGATCGGACCGGTCTGACCGTGCTTAGCGTTCGCGAGCTCTCGCCAGCGGCGCAAGCCGGGCTTCTGAAGGGGGATGTCTTGACGAAGCTGAACGACCAGCAAACGACGACGATCGAAGATGTCGCTTCGGCCCTCAGCGCATTGCAAGCGGGCGATCCTGTCTCGATTGAAGTCTCCCGGTCGGGACAGTTTTTTGAACTCCGCAGCACAATGTCCGACGCGCCCCCACCCGCGGTCGATGCGGTTCCCGATCGCGGAGCCAGCGAAACGCGGAATCCCCCGATGGAACAGGGACGCGCCGCTTTGGGAGTAACTGTCGAAGACTCGTCTCCGAATCTCAGCGGTGCGCCAGCCCTGCGTGGTGCCCGCGTGGTCGCTGTCGCTGCGAGTTCGCCAGCGGAATCGATCGGCATCCGCCCTGGCGATACGATCGTTTCGATCGATGGCCAAGTGATGTACGGCGCACGCGAGCTGACCGAATACATGCGGTCGGCTCGGGCCGGCGATTCGGTTGAAATCGGGTACTACCAAGATCGTGTTCTGCGCCGAAAAGCGATCACGCTGGGCGGTTCGAGGCAGCCGTTGCCGGAGTCGACGGTCGAGGAACGCATGATGCAGCCGGGGATCGTGATCCGTCCGGGAGCCAATGTGGGCGAGATCCTGCAGGATGTGGGGCGTTCGATCGACAGTTTCCTCGGTCCGCGTGCACCGCGGCAAGTTCCTCGCCCAGCACCGATGGAGTCGTTCGCAACGCCCGCGGCGCCACCTGTCTTGGCACCCCAGCCGATTGAAACGCCTGCGCCGCGTAAGATCCCGACTCCGGATTCGAATCCAACGTCGGAAGGGATTCCACCCGTGGTCACTCCGAACAGCGATGACGCCAGCGAAGTGGTGCGACTGCGAAAACAGGTCCAGGAGTTGATGGAAAGAATGAAGCAACTGGAGAAGCAAGTCCAGCAGGCGGAGCCCAAACCGCCAGCCGATGACGAATAA
- a CDS encoding GNAT family N-acetyltransferase — protein sequence MNDLTIRPPRPTESSQIVALLTTGESEMRRHLITSSVAGALKNPDAKTVCLVVEQQDTLQAAAIASALPGGTGVIVGLRVRDDESGNSTSLDRQAIARRLFERLREYLQSLDVCFVQATCDIKEPPTELIAAGMQHLADLQYLSAEAAAMTDTPSPQLTFIDATAISESELEELTRQTYIDTRDCPSMNQYRSAAETLASYRAMPQHDPSAWRIAQLDGVSIGCVLTLPFVDSSALELTYMGIVPSARGHRWGASLVAEAGRIARQRALQTVNLGVDRNNDPAQSVYERFGFTAFFGEAVWGRRIDQDLPPSDTQPES from the coding sequence TTGAACGACCTAACCATCCGGCCCCCTCGGCCCACTGAATCGAGCCAAATTGTCGCGTTGCTGACAACTGGCGAATCCGAGATGCGACGACACTTGATCACGTCGTCGGTTGCCGGCGCCCTGAAGAACCCCGATGCCAAAACAGTCTGCCTCGTTGTGGAGCAGCAAGACACGCTGCAAGCCGCGGCGATTGCATCGGCGTTGCCTGGGGGAACGGGAGTGATTGTCGGCCTGCGGGTTCGCGACGACGAATCCGGCAACTCGACATCACTCGACCGACAAGCGATCGCCCGCCGATTGTTCGAACGTCTACGCGAGTACCTGCAATCTCTGGACGTTTGCTTTGTTCAGGCGACCTGCGATATCAAGGAACCACCGACGGAACTCATCGCCGCGGGGATGCAACATCTTGCCGACCTGCAATACCTTTCGGCCGAAGCGGCAGCGATGACCGATACACCGTCGCCGCAGTTGACATTTATCGATGCGACTGCAATTTCCGAGAGCGAACTCGAAGAATTGACCCGCCAAACCTACATCGATACGCGAGACTGCCCCTCGATGAATCAATACCGCAGCGCCGCAGAAACGCTTGCCTCGTATCGCGCGATGCCGCAACACGATCCGTCGGCATGGCGAATCGCCCAACTCGACGGCGTCTCTATCGGCTGCGTCCTGACCCTGCCGTTTGTCGATTCGAGCGCGTTGGAACTGACCTACATGGGCATCGTACCCAGCGCCCGTGGACACCGATGGGGCGCATCGCTGGTTGCCGAAGCAGGCCGGATCGCAAGGCAACGTGCGCTTCAGACCGTCAACCTGGGCGTTGACCGAAACAACGATCCCGCCCAAAGCGTCTACGAAAGATTCGGCTTTACCGCATTCTTCGGCGAAGCGGTGTGGGGTCGCAGAATCGACCAAGATCTTCCACCGTCGGACACTCAGCCCGAGTCCTAA